From a single Thalassospira sp. ER-Se-21-Dark genomic region:
- the hpt gene encoding hypoxanthine phosphoribosyltransferase: MADYDVKPLITADEIATKIDALAAEINESFKDTEKLIVVGLLRGSFVFIADLVRKLTVPVEVDFMVASSYGDSTESSRNVRIVKDLDGQIRGKDVVLVEDIIDTGYTLSEVVRLLKTRDPNRLEICTLLNKPSRREVEIPIDFCGFDIPDEFVVGYGIDYAQNNRNLPFIGTVHFHGE, from the coding sequence ATGGCTGATTATGATGTCAAGCCGCTGATAACGGCGGACGAGATTGCCACCAAAATCGATGCGCTTGCCGCCGAGATCAATGAAAGCTTCAAGGATACCGAAAAGCTGATTGTCGTCGGTCTGCTGCGCGGCTCGTTTGTCTTCATCGCCGATCTGGTGCGCAAACTGACCGTACCGGTCGAAGTCGACTTCATGGTCGCATCAAGCTACGGCGATTCCACGGAAAGTTCGCGCAATGTGCGCATCGTCAAGGACCTTGATGGTCAGATCCGTGGCAAGGATGTCGTGCTGGTCGAAGACATCATTGATACCGGTTATACCCTGTCGGAAGTGGTGCGCCTTCTGAAAACCCGCGATCCGAACCGTCTGGAAATCTGCACGCTTTTGAACAAGCCGTCGCGCCGCGAAGTTGAAATCCCGATTGATTTCTGCGGCTTTGATATTCCCGATGAATTCGTGGTCGGTTATGGCATCGATTATGCCCAGAACAACCGAAACCTGCCCTTCATCGGCACGGTCCATTTCCACGGCGAATAA
- a CDS encoding TAXI family TRAP transporter solute-binding subunit, whose protein sequence is MKLSKLALAGVLAFGLSVPAFAQEKLLIGSTSASSSHYGYFVSVAKLINDADNGIEASVVETGATMDNLRRIERDQIDLGLVTTNVAQHAHAGTKAFDGRAMDGLGLLWVYTGAPQNVIVREDSGIASLSDLADKRFNPGIKGSATESTTEAVFEALGLSAEYVRGSTTDVVDMIKDNRVTGYVKSGAGLKLDSSTLDIATFTPIKVLSLTDDQKQALIEKMPDISVVDIPAGAADGVDAYSTWSFGVGVGAAESLSEDAAYKIVDAIMSDKEVQGTAMASVKGVNLAELTLQYATIPLHPGAAKWFRENGYDIPAKLDPSK, encoded by the coding sequence ATGAAACTTTCAAAACTCGCCTTGGCGGGCGTGCTCGCCTTTGGTTTGTCGGTACCGGCTTTCGCACAGGAAAAGCTGCTGATCGGCTCGACGTCTGCATCATCTTCGCATTACGGCTATTTTGTTTCTGTGGCCAAGTTGATCAACGATGCGGACAATGGTATCGAGGCATCGGTTGTTGAAACCGGTGCGACGATGGACAACCTGCGCCGTATTGAACGCGATCAGATCGACCTTGGTCTGGTCACGACCAATGTTGCGCAACACGCCCATGCCGGGACCAAGGCCTTTGACGGTCGCGCGATGGACGGGCTTGGTCTGTTGTGGGTTTATACCGGTGCACCGCAGAACGTGATTGTGCGTGAAGATTCCGGTATCGCATCGCTTTCCGATCTTGCCGACAAGCGCTTTAATCCCGGTATCAAGGGATCAGCAACCGAAAGCACGACAGAGGCCGTGTTCGAGGCCCTTGGCCTTTCGGCTGAATATGTCCGTGGTTCGACCACCGATGTTGTGGACATGATCAAGGACAACCGTGTCACCGGTTATGTGAAATCCGGTGCCGGTCTTAAACTTGATAGCTCGACACTTGATATCGCAACATTTACACCGATCAAGGTCCTCAGCCTGACCGATGATCAGAAACAGGCCCTGATTGAAAAGATGCCTGATATCTCGGTTGTTGATATCCCCGCAGGTGCCGCAGACGGTGTTGATGCCTATTCCACCTGGAGCTTTGGTGTTGGCGTTGGTGCGGCTGAAAGTCTTTCGGAAGATGCAGCCTACAAGATTGTTGACGCAATCATGTCTGACAAGGAAGTGCAGGGCACCGCAATGGCAAGTGTCAAAGGGGTCAATCTGGCCGAGCTGACCTTGCAGTATGCGACAATCCCGCTGCATCCCGGGGCTGCGAAGTGGTTCCGCGAGAACGGCTACGATATCCCGGCCAAACTCGATCCGTCCAAATAA
- a CDS encoding glycosyl transferase yields the protein MADFHQGGPITTLHRILDRNPEELAYEMNAFARQRRQTLILPCLYSELETPAMTTIVEGLKQATYIDQIVVGLDRADAQQYLHAREFFKDLPQHVRILWNDGPRLRSVHDRLNENNLARYEPGKGRNVWYCLGYTLASGRSSVIGIHDCDIATYTPDLPAKLMYPIANPAFNFAFAKGYYARVANGTLKGRVCRLFVTPLIRALKQVVGKTDFLNYLDCFRYALSGEMAIRTDVAYGLRVASDWGLEVSMLSEMYRNHTVHRLAQVDIADIYDHKHREFDPAQKDDGLSRMASDIAKSLFRKLATQGTVFTPETFRTLKATYYRAALDLIEQYRADALFNGLKINRDEEENCVEVLSEVIISAGQHYLENPLESPFIPSWQRVESAMGDIFEQLSGAVEDDLNDMDIGKA from the coding sequence ATGGCTGATTTCCATCAGGGTGGCCCGATCACAACCCTTCATCGCATTCTTGACCGAAACCCGGAAGAACTCGCCTATGAAATGAACGCCTTTGCCCGTCAACGGCGTCAGACCCTTATTCTGCCCTGCCTGTATTCCGAATTGGAAACACCGGCGATGACAACAATTGTCGAGGGACTGAAACAGGCAACCTATATCGACCAGATCGTCGTCGGGCTTGATCGCGCCGATGCGCAGCAATACCTGCATGCGCGTGAGTTCTTCAAGGATCTGCCGCAACATGTCCGTATTCTGTGGAATGACGGGCCGCGTTTGCGCAGCGTTCATGATCGCCTGAATGAAAACAATCTGGCCCGTTATGAACCGGGCAAGGGTCGTAACGTTTGGTACTGCCTTGGCTATACGCTGGCATCCGGGCGCAGCTCTGTTATCGGTATCCATGACTGTGACATCGCGACCTATACGCCCGACCTTCCTGCCAAGCTGATGTATCCGATTGCCAATCCGGCATTCAACTTTGCCTTTGCCAAGGGCTATTACGCGCGTGTTGCCAATGGCACGCTTAAAGGCCGCGTGTGCCGCCTGTTTGTCACACCGTTGATCCGTGCGCTCAAGCAGGTTGTCGGCAAGACCGATTTCCTGAACTATCTTGATTGCTTCCGCTATGCGCTGTCAGGCGAAATGGCGATCCGAACCGATGTGGCCTATGGCCTGCGCGTGGCATCGGACTGGGGCCTTGAAGTTTCGATGCTTTCGGAAATGTATCGCAATCACACGGTCCATCGTCTGGCCCAGGTCGATATCGCCGATATCTATGACCACAAGCACCGCGAATTTGACCCGGCGCAAAAGGATGATGGCTTGTCGCGCATGGCAAGCGATATCGCCAAATCCCTGTTCCGCAAACTGGCGACCCAGGGCACGGTCTTCACCCCGGAAACCTTCAGAACGCTTAAGGCGACCTATTACCGGGCTGCCCTTGACCTGATTGAACAATACCGCGCCGATGCGCTGTTTAACGGGCTCAAGATCAATCGTGACGAGGAAGAAAACTGTGTCGAAGTCCTGTCCGAGGTGATCATCAGTGCCGGTCAGCACTATCTTGAAAACCCGCTTGAAAGCCCGTTCATTCCAAGCTGGCAGCGTGTTGAAAGCGCCATGGGCGACATCTTCGAACAGCTTTCAGGTGCAGTTGAAGATGACCTTAACGACATGGATATTGGCAAGGCATAA
- a CDS encoding PAS domain-containing protein has protein sequence MHVWMHACDVSVTGNGMAKLGGEKEIPLTYLDDDASPAAQALLGFWNAHASEGNLPTRSDFQPDNLAAWIDDISIYEYVPEKDDFQILIEGENIIALTGENWRGAFAREVDCRFSGGLHAAMTEVRTTGRPQIHHLRIFQREWQSGIRLLLPVLRQKPGKEDVIQIFLAIFPVDD, from the coding sequence ATGCATGTCTGGATGCATGCATGCGATGTCAGTGTGACTGGGAATGGTATGGCAAAGCTTGGCGGTGAAAAGGAAATCCCGTTAACATATCTTGATGATGATGCGTCGCCTGCTGCGCAGGCTCTTCTGGGTTTCTGGAACGCGCATGCGTCAGAGGGCAATCTTCCCACACGATCAGATTTCCAGCCTGATAACCTGGCCGCGTGGATCGACGATATTTCTATCTATGAATATGTCCCGGAAAAGGATGACTTTCAGATACTGATTGAAGGCGAAAATATTATCGCACTGACCGGTGAAAACTGGCGCGGTGCGTTTGCCCGCGAAGTCGATTGCCGCTTTTCAGGCGGACTGCATGCGGCGATGACCGAGGTCAGAACCACGGGCCGACCACAGATCCATCATTTGCGCATTTTTCAAAGGGAATGGCAAAGCGGCATACGGTTGCTTTTGCCGGTTCTGCGGCAAAAACCGGGCAAGGAAGATGTTATCCAGATCTTCCTTGCGATTTTTCCGGTCGATGATTAG
- a CDS encoding DUF883 family protein, translating to MATKTETTADNAKLQADVDALRNDLAEITKTLKTMGGQAAETRTQAAAERIREVTGQARDQFDHARGVAVDQVRENPLASVAVTFGVGLLVGRLLQK from the coding sequence ATGGCGACCAAGACCGAGACGACTGCTGATAATGCAAAACTTCAGGCTGACGTCGATGCGTTGCGTAACGATCTGGCCGAAATCACCAAAACCCTGAAGACGATGGGTGGTCAGGCGGCCGAGACCAGAACGCAGGCGGCTGCGGAACGCATTCGTGAAGTGACCGGTCAGGCGCGTGATCAGTTTGATCATGCACGCGGTGTGGCTGTGGATCAGGTTCGCGAGAACCCGCTGGCATCTGTAGCCGTGACCTTTGGTGTCGGCCTGCTTGTCGGCCGTCTGCTGCAGAAATGA
- a CDS encoding LysR family transcriptional regulator, protein MKRINLDTEEIRSFCLLAETGSFRKTAQRLGISGSTLSRQISRIEDRTQARLFDRDTRNVALTEQGKMFLRLAERILNTTDSALDEFDTYLNTKRGKLTIAGLPSVTAGLLPPLIAEFMQAHPNVDVQLNDMLSEGVLREVEMGRADIGFTADVVEDTDNLSFQRLLSDRFIAVGAPGGFLDENRTYQWEEILSQPMVAMSRETSVRSIIDAACNQHGFAFHPRFEVAHLATAGALVSQGLCITALPSLTLPVLGRAPLVFRQLESPVLLRHIGLIWRSGRTLPPAAQAFLHLVRSRNLKSLVAHLETENTVA, encoded by the coding sequence ATGAAACGCATCAATCTTGATACCGAAGAAATAAGATCCTTCTGTCTTCTTGCCGAAACGGGCAGTTTTCGCAAGACGGCTCAACGACTTGGCATCTCGGGATCAACCCTCAGTCGGCAAATCAGCCGGATCGAAGATCGCACGCAGGCGCGGCTTTTTGACCGCGACACCCGAAATGTCGCACTGACCGAACAGGGAAAAATGTTTCTCAGACTGGCGGAAAGGATCCTGAATACCACTGACTCCGCCCTCGACGAGTTTGACACCTACCTCAATACCAAACGTGGAAAACTGACAATCGCCGGCCTGCCGTCGGTAACGGCCGGGCTGTTGCCACCGCTGATTGCCGAATTCATGCAGGCCCACCCGAATGTCGATGTTCAGCTAAATGACATGCTGTCCGAGGGGGTCTTGCGCGAAGTCGAAATGGGGCGTGCCGATATCGGCTTTACCGCCGATGTGGTCGAGGACACCGATAACCTGTCCTTCCAACGATTGCTGAGCGACCGCTTCATCGCCGTCGGGGCACCGGGCGGGTTTCTTGACGAAAACCGGACCTATCAGTGGGAAGAAATCCTGTCGCAGCCAATGGTTGCAATGTCGCGTGAAACAAGTGTGCGCTCGATCATTGATGCCGCCTGCAACCAGCACGGCTTTGCCTTTCACCCCCGCTTTGAGGTGGCCCATCTGGCAACTGCAGGCGCACTTGTGTCCCAGGGGCTCTGTATTACGGCCCTGCCGTCCCTGACGCTTCCGGTTCTTGGGCGCGCCCCGCTTGTTTTCCGGCAACTGGAAAGCCCGGTTTTGTTGCGCCATATCGGTCTGATCTGGCGATCGGGCCGCACCTTGCCGCCGGCGGCACAGGCATTTTTGCATCTGGTGCGCAGCCGCAATCTCAAATCACTGGTCGCACATCTGGAAACCGAAAACACAGTGGCGTAG
- a CDS encoding HAD-IIB family hydrolase: MPQSRAIAIFTDLDGTLLDHDTYSWTDARPALDRLKQLSIPLIAVSSKTLAELEHINQTSGLFDGLIGENGGVIALNGNVEQYGPASETVDRTREEIKSAVTVPVESFRTVSPEIIATETGLPLEDAIRAGQRHCSDPLIWQPAAKDIALARKIAEEHDLTLVKGGRFHTLCGPSSKGQAMRRMVERLSVTWLDDAPENKRQQRFTTIALGDSPNDIPMLAEADYAVQIPSKHGKRSAPLLDHPNFRIAPQPGPAGWNETVNDILDQIIGPAPNTNKNSEVLHG, encoded by the coding sequence ATGCCTCAAAGCCGCGCCATCGCCATTTTCACAGATCTTGACGGCACATTGCTTGATCATGACACCTATAGCTGGACGGATGCCCGCCCCGCACTGGATCGGCTGAAGCAGCTTTCCATCCCCCTGATCGCGGTATCTTCAAAAACACTCGCCGAACTGGAACATATCAATCAGACATCCGGTCTGTTTGACGGACTTATCGGTGAAAACGGCGGCGTTATCGCGCTGAATGGCAATGTCGAACAATATGGCCCGGCCAGCGAAACCGTTGATCGCACCCGCGAAGAAATCAAGTCGGCCGTCACGGTCCCGGTCGAAAGCTTTCGCACCGTAAGCCCGGAAATCATCGCAACAGAAACCGGCTTGCCGCTTGAAGACGCCATACGCGCCGGTCAGCGTCATTGTTCAGACCCGCTGATCTGGCAGCCCGCAGCCAAGGACATCGCACTTGCCCGCAAGATCGCCGAAGAACATGATTTGACGCTGGTGAAAGGTGGACGGTTCCACACGTTATGCGGCCCATCAAGCAAGGGACAGGCGATGCGACGCATGGTCGAACGCCTGAGCGTCACCTGGCTTGATGACGCGCCTGAAAACAAACGCCAGCAACGCTTTACGACGATTGCGCTGGGCGATTCACCAAACGATATCCCCATGCTGGCCGAGGCAGACTACGCCGTTCAAATTCCGTCAAAGCATGGCAAACGCAGCGCGCCGTTGCTCGACCATCCCAACTTTCGTATTGCGCCCCAACCGGGACCGGCGGGATGGAACGAAACGGTTAACGACATTCTGGATCAGATAATAGGTCCTGCCCCTAATACCAATAAAAACAGCGAGGTACTTCATGGCTGA
- a CDS encoding alpha-amylase family glycosyl hydrolase produces MDRVVGTSGRIAFASAMRNLLADVYPGHDHTELVRRVFEVLGLPIEGDGPEPKEEYLRKWDQRDAFLITYGDSIQQDGKKGLQSLGEFHRKWLKDWLTGIHILPFHPFTSDDGFSVSDFDMLRPELGDWSDVEELSKHATVMADLVANHISASHPWYQQFLAGEKPGIDYIKTANLEDDLSDVVRPRSHALLNHVVTKQGEKQVWCTFSYDQVDLDYGNPDVFFEMLRVVLNYLKHGVRVVRLDAIGFIWKEVGTTSINLDQTHKLIKAMRLACNAVHPDVLFITETNLPLLENLSYFGNQDEAHLIYNFSLPPVIIHALLSGRSDFIRKCIMAMPPAPAGCTFFNFTASHDGIGLRPAENLIPDEDIEGLRDHAVKMGGQVSYRALKGGGQKPYELNVTLFSMLAQNFAGEATMGLERFVMSQAIAMSLEGIPAIYIQTILATENDQKAYEETGIPRRLNRKIWKLDDAEETLSREGAARSAFDQLRALMSIRQGQPAFHPNATQYTLNLGSELLGVWRQSHLNEQSIFCVFNLTEKPQDLDLSKINLIMTEGWQDLITQQVVEDYNGVMKLAPYQIVWISNMDGRNRTESRLLQRYRDAMPV; encoded by the coding sequence ACGGAATTGGTGCGCCGGGTTTTTGAAGTTCTTGGTCTTCCGATTGAGGGCGACGGGCCGGAACCCAAAGAGGAATATTTGCGCAAATGGGATCAGCGCGATGCGTTTCTGATCACCTATGGCGACAGTATCCAGCAGGATGGCAAGAAAGGCCTGCAAAGCCTTGGCGAATTTCATCGCAAATGGCTGAAAGACTGGCTGACGGGGATTCATATCCTGCCGTTCCATCCGTTCACATCCGATGACGGCTTTTCGGTCAGCGATTTTGACATGCTGCGCCCGGAACTCGGCGACTGGAGCGATGTCGAAGAACTGTCAAAGCACGCCACAGTGATGGCCGATCTGGTGGCCAACCATATTTCGGCGTCTCACCCCTGGTATCAGCAGTTTCTGGCGGGCGAGAAACCCGGCATTGATTATATCAAGACCGCAAATCTTGAAGATGATCTTTCCGATGTCGTCCGCCCGCGCAGTCATGCGTTGCTCAATCACGTGGTCACCAAGCAGGGCGAAAAGCAGGTCTGGTGCACCTTTAGTTATGATCAGGTCGATCTGGATTACGGTAATCCGGACGTATTTTTTGAGATGCTCCGGGTCGTTCTGAACTACCTCAAGCACGGGGTGCGCGTGGTGCGGCTGGATGCCATCGGCTTTATCTGGAAGGAAGTCGGCACGACCTCGATCAACCTTGATCAGACTCATAAACTGATCAAGGCGATGCGTCTGGCGTGTAATGCGGTACATCCCGATGTGTTGTTCATTACCGAAACCAACCTGCCGCTGCTTGAAAACCTGTCCTATTTTGGCAATCAGGACGAAGCGCACCTGATTTATAATTTCTCGCTGCCGCCGGTGATCATTCATGCGTTGCTCAGCGGGCGAAGCGATTTTATCCGCAAATGCATCATGGCGATGCCACCGGCGCCTGCGGGCTGTACCTTCTTTAACTTCACCGCCAGCCACGATGGCATTGGCCTGCGCCCGGCCGAAAACCTGATCCCGGATGAAGATATCGAAGGCCTGCGCGATCATGCGGTCAAGATGGGCGGGCAGGTCAGTTACCGTGCGCTCAAGGGCGGTGGGCAGAAGCCCTACGAGCTTAATGTCACGCTGTTTAGCATGCTGGCACAAAATTTCGCTGGCGAGGCCACCATGGGGCTTGAGCGCTTTGTGATGAGCCAGGCGATTGCCATGTCGCTCGAAGGTATTCCGGCGATCTATATCCAGACCATTCTCGCAACCGAAAACGATCAGAAGGCTTATGAGGAAACCGGTATTCCAAGGCGTCTGAACCGGAAAATCTGGAAGCTTGATGATGCCGAGGAAACGCTGTCACGCGAGGGTGCGGCGCGCTCGGCCTTTGATCAGTTGCGCGCCCTGATGTCGATCCGTCAGGGGCAGCCGGCCTTCCACCCGAATGCCACGCAATATACCCTTAATCTTGGCTCGGAACTTCTGGGTGTCTGGCGGCAATCGCACCTCAATGAGCAAAGCATCTTCTGCGTGTTTAACCTGACTGAAAAGCCGCAGGACCTTGATCTATCCAAGATCAACCTGATCATGACTGAAGGTTGGCAGGACCTGATCACACAACAGGTCGTAGAAGACTATAACGGCGTGATGAAGCTCGCACCGTACCAGATCGTCTGGATTTCCAACATGGACGGCCGCAACCGCACCGAAAGCCGCCTGCTGCAACGCTATCGGGATGCGATGCCGGTTTAG
- the pobA gene encoding 4-hydroxybenzoate 3-monooxygenase: MHVPVVIVGSGPAGLLLSHLLHVQGIESVILERKSRDYVEGRIRAGVLEMGTVDLMKRVGVDARMNKEGIIHGGIYISVNGKRTHVNMEELTGGSTVMVYGQTEVTKDLIQARLDHGGEIIFEAEDVSLHDINGDTPSVRYVKDGNALELTCDYIAACDGFHGVGRKTLPGVKEFEKVYPFGWLGVLAHAKPVAEELIYAKHDRGFALCSMRSDKVVRHYVQVPITDKIEDWSDDRFWDELRTRLGEEDAELVNEGEVFEKSIAPLRSFVAEPMQHGRLFLAGDAAHIVPPTGAKGLNLAASDVHYLSEALIAKYKSNREDLLASYSDTALARVWKAERFSWWMTSMLHTFGDQKEFDGRIRDAELEYILSSKAGLKTLSENYVGLPY, translated from the coding sequence ATGCATGTCCCTGTCGTTATCGTTGGTTCGGGCCCGGCTGGTCTGCTGCTGTCACATCTTCTGCATGTGCAGGGGATTGAGTCCGTCATTCTGGAACGCAAAAGCCGCGACTATGTCGAAGGTCGCATTCGTGCAGGCGTTCTTGAAATGGGAACGGTCGATCTGATGAAGCGTGTTGGTGTTGATGCCCGCATGAACAAGGAAGGCATCATCCATGGTGGCATCTATATCAGCGTCAATGGCAAGCGCACCCATGTGAATATGGAAGAACTCACCGGTGGTTCGACCGTCATGGTGTATGGCCAGACAGAGGTCACCAAGGACCTGATTCAGGCGCGCCTTGATCACGGTGGAGAAATCATCTTCGAAGCCGAAGATGTCAGCCTGCATGATATCAATGGCGACACGCCAAGTGTTCGATATGTCAAAGATGGCAATGCGCTTGAACTGACGTGCGACTATATTGCGGCGTGTGACGGTTTCCACGGCGTCGGTCGCAAGACCCTGCCGGGCGTCAAGGAGTTCGAGAAGGTCTATCCGTTTGGTTGGCTGGGTGTTCTCGCCCATGCAAAACCGGTTGCCGAAGAACTGATTTACGCCAAGCATGACCGCGGCTTTGCACTGTGTTCGATGCGGTCCGACAAGGTCGTTCGCCACTATGTCCAGGTGCCCATCACCGACAAGATCGAAGACTGGTCAGATGATCGCTTCTGGGATGAGCTTCGCACCCGGCTTGGCGAAGAAGATGCAGAACTGGTCAATGAAGGCGAAGTGTTTGAAAAAAGCATTGCCCCGTTGCGCAGTTTTGTTGCCGAACCGATGCAACATGGCCGTCTGTTCCTTGCCGGTGATGCCGCCCATATTGTGCCGCCGACCGGTGCCAAGGGCCTTAACCTTGCCGCAAGTGACGTTCACTACCTGTCCGAAGCCTTGATCGCAAAATACAAATCCAACCGCGAAGACCTGCTGGCAAGCTATTCCGATACGGCCCTTGCGCGTGTCTGGAAGGCAGAGCGGTTCTCGTGGTGGATGACCTCCATGCTGCATACCTTTGGCGATCAGAAAGAGTTCGATGGTCGCATTCGTGATGCAGAACTTGAATATATCCTGTCGTCAAAAGCAGGTTTGAAAACCCTGTCGGAAAATTACGTCGGTTTGCCTTACTGA